In one Desulfoferula mesophila genomic region, the following are encoded:
- the acpS gene encoding holo-ACP synthase — translation MIVGIGLDLAEVGRIEASLERFGRRFLERCFTPEERQTCLARPRPASALAMRFAAKEAFSKAAGLGMRGLGWREIEVVHDPKGKPSLRLHGRALAWMEANGVQASHISLTDEGGFAAAVVVLEKA, via the coding sequence ATGATCGTGGGCATCGGCCTGGACCTGGCGGAAGTGGGGCGCATCGAGGCCTCGCTGGAGCGCTTTGGCCGGCGCTTTCTGGAGCGCTGCTTCACCCCGGAGGAGCGACAGACCTGCCTGGCCCGGCCCCGCCCCGCCTCGGCCCTGGCCATGCGCTTCGCGGCCAAGGAGGCCTTTTCCAAGGCCGCCGGACTGGGCATGCGCGGCCTGGGATGGCGGGAGATCGAGGTGGTGCACGACCCCAAGGGCAAGCCCTCCCTCAGGCTGCACGGGCGGGCTCTGGCCTGGATGGAGGCCAACGGGGTGCAGGCCTCCCATATCAGCCTCACCGACGAGGGCGGTTTCGCCGCGGCGGTGGTGGTATTGGAGAAAGCATGA
- a CDS encoding NAD(P)H-hydrate dehydratase, with translation MILVTAEQMRSCDRRTIEEIGLPGLVLMENAAQGAVRVLVDQVGELEGVPVAVLAGRGNNGGDGLAMARILANQGALCDVYLLAETGALKGDAATNLRVAQACGVRVVEAPDEAGLEALSGEIARHELFIDALLGTGLSKPVSGRYRAAIELLNQLEAPVLAVDIPSGLCADTGAVLGAAVVADFTVTFGLVKQGLILDGAGHSGELFLVDISIPPAVEDDLEVECHLLEADLAAALVNPRPAGAHKGSFGHLLVLGGSPGKSGAPCLAAMGGLRAGAGLVTACLPEELNLAAEIKLTAAMTRPLAQSSQGGLALEVLPTVLELMADCQALVLGPGLGREGDCLELARRLWAQCPGSLVVDADGLFALADGWGKVACGAAQAVITPHPGEAARLLGLTTAQVQADRLGAARALASVGGVVAVLKGAHTIIAEPGGAAWINPTGGPLLASGGSGDVLAGVIGGLMAQGLGSLEAALVGCFVHGLAADLAAEEYGERGLAAEELADWLPRAFAALEEAEVEFSEEGAPC, from the coding sequence ATGATTTTGGTTACCGCCGAACAGATGCGTTCTTGCGACCGCCGGACCATCGAGGAGATCGGCCTGCCGGGCCTGGTGCTCATGGAAAACGCGGCCCAGGGCGCGGTCCGGGTGCTGGTGGACCAGGTGGGCGAGCTGGAAGGGGTTCCGGTGGCGGTGTTGGCCGGCCGGGGCAACAACGGCGGCGACGGCCTGGCCATGGCCCGCATCCTGGCCAACCAGGGCGCGCTGTGCGACGTGTACCTCCTGGCCGAGACCGGCGCCCTAAAAGGCGACGCGGCCACCAACCTCCGGGTGGCCCAGGCCTGCGGGGTGCGGGTGGTGGAGGCCCCGGACGAGGCCGGCCTGGAGGCCCTGAGCGGCGAGATCGCCCGCCACGAGCTGTTCATCGACGCCTTGCTGGGCACCGGCCTGAGCAAGCCGGTGAGCGGGCGCTACCGGGCGGCCATCGAACTCTTGAATCAATTGGAAGCCCCGGTGCTGGCCGTGGACATCCCCAGCGGCCTGTGCGCCGACACCGGGGCGGTCTTGGGCGCGGCGGTGGTGGCCGATTTCACCGTGACCTTCGGCCTGGTCAAGCAGGGCCTGATCCTGGACGGGGCGGGGCACAGCGGCGAGCTGTTCTTGGTGGACATCTCCATACCCCCGGCGGTGGAAGACGATCTGGAGGTGGAGTGCCACCTGCTGGAGGCCGATTTGGCGGCGGCCCTAGTCAATCCCCGCCCGGCCGGGGCCCACAAGGGCTCCTTCGGCCATCTGCTGGTGCTGGGCGGCAGCCCCGGCAAAAGCGGGGCTCCCTGCCTGGCTGCCATGGGCGGCCTGCGCGCCGGGGCGGGCCTGGTCACCGCCTGCCTGCCCGAGGAATTGAACCTGGCGGCCGAGATCAAGCTGACCGCGGCCATGACCCGGCCCCTGGCCCAGAGCTCCCAGGGCGGCCTGGCCCTGGAGGTATTGCCCACCGTGCTGGAGCTGATGGCCGATTGCCAGGCCCTGGTGCTGGGCCCCGGTCTGGGCCGGGAGGGCGACTGCTTGGAACTGGCCCGGCGGCTGTGGGCCCAGTGCCCCGGCTCGCTGGTGGTAGACGCCGACGGCCTGTTCGCCCTGGCCGACGGCTGGGGCAAGGTGGCCTGCGGCGCGGCCCAGGCGGTGATAACCCCCCACCCCGGCGAGGCGGCCCGTTTGCTGGGTCTCACCACCGCCCAGGTGCAGGCCGACCGTTTGGGCGCGGCCCGCGCCCTGGCCTCCGTTGGCGGGGTGGTGGCGGTGCTCAAGGGGGCCCACACGATAATCGCCGAGCCCGGCGGGGCGGCCTGGATCAACCCCACCGGCGGCCCCTTGCTGGCCAGCGGCGGCAGCGGCGACGTGTTGGCCGGGGTCATCGGCGGGCTCATGGCCCAGGGCCTGGGCAGCCTGGAGGCGGCCCTGGTGGGCTGCTTTGTCCACGGCCTGGCCGCCGATCTGGCCGCCGAGGAATACGGCGAGCGGGGCCTGGCCGCCGAGGAACTGGCCGACTGGCTGCCCCGGGCCTTCGCCGCCCTGGAAGAGGCCGAGGTGGAGTTCTCTGAAGAGGGGGCCCCTTGCTAG
- the tsaE gene encoding tRNA (adenosine(37)-N6)-threonylcarbamoyltransferase complex ATPase subunit type 1 TsaE, which yields MSPRRARLTRQLRGPEATLALGAALGRLLAPGAVVLLTGRLGAGKTVLARGLAAGLGVSADYAIVSPTFTLLNQYPGRVAFFHADLYRLAGGEAADLELLEEAAEGVLAVEWAERAPELWPPQAISVELIDQGEGARRAEISGPEEIIGNLDEALGREEI from the coding sequence ATGAGTCCGCGACGCGCCCGCCTGACCAGGCAGTTGCGTGGCCCCGAGGCCACCCTGGCCTTGGGAGCCGCCCTGGGGCGTCTCTTGGCCCCCGGCGCGGTGGTGCTGTTGACCGGGCGCCTGGGCGCGGGCAAAACGGTCTTGGCCCGGGGCTTGGCCGCGGGCTTGGGGGTGAGCGCAGACTATGCCATAGTCTCGCCCACCTTCACTTTACTCAACCAGTATCCGGGCCGGGTGGCCTTTTTCCACGCCGACCTCTATCGCCTGGCCGGCGGCGAGGCGGCGGACCTGGAGCTTCTGGAAGAGGCCGCGGAAGGGGTGCTGGCCGTGGAGTGGGCCGAGCGGGCCCCGGAGCTGTGGCCTCCCCAGGCGATAAGCGTGGAGCTGATCGACCAGGGCGAGGGAGCCCGGCGGGCCGAGATTAGCGGACCCGAGGAAATAATCGGCAACCTGGATGAAGCGCTGGGGCGCGAGGAAATTTGA
- a CDS encoding aspartate kinase, with the protein MALIVQKYGGTSVGSIERIKNVVAKVKDRAEAGNRMVVVLSAMAGVTDSLIKLAKQMSPNPAERELDVLMATGEQQSVALFSMAAADMGLPAASLLGFQAAILTDRMFGKARITDVETGRIQELLDEGKVVVVAGFQGLDWDSGDVTTLGRGGSDTSAVALAAALKADVCEIFTDVEGVYTTDPNMVPSARKLSVISYEEMLEMASLGAKVLDIRSVEFAAKFGVKIHVRSTFTDREGTMVVPEDQITEKLIISGVAYNKNEAKLTVKDVPDHPGIASRIFTPISQAGIVVDVIIQNTSDEGKTDLTFTVPKTDYDKARGILSQTAQEIGAGQVTGNTAIAKVSIIGIGMRNHSGVATKMFTTLANEGINIITINTSEIKISCVIEEKYTELAVRALHDAFGLAEEAAPVAEDLV; encoded by the coding sequence ATGGCCCTGATCGTGCAAAAATACGGCGGAACCTCGGTGGGCAGCATTGAGCGCATCAAGAACGTCGTGGCCAAGGTGAAGGACCGGGCCGAGGCGGGCAACCGGATGGTGGTGGTGCTCTCGGCCATGGCCGGGGTCACCGACAGCCTCATCAAGCTGGCCAAACAGATGAGCCCCAACCCGGCCGAGCGCGAGCTGGACGTGTTGATGGCCACCGGCGAGCAGCAGTCCGTGGCCCTGTTCAGCATGGCCGCCGCCGACATGGGCCTGCCCGCCGCCTCCCTGTTGGGCTTCCAGGCGGCCATCCTCACCGACCGCATGTTCGGCAAGGCCCGCATCACCGACGTGGAGACCGGGCGCATCCAGGAGCTTCTGGACGAGGGCAAGGTGGTGGTGGTGGCCGGTTTCCAGGGCCTGGACTGGGACAGCGGCGACGTGACCACCCTGGGCCGGGGCGGCTCCGACACCTCGGCCGTGGCCCTGGCCGCCGCCCTCAAGGCCGACGTCTGCGAGATCTTCACCGACGTGGAAGGTGTCTACACCACCGATCCCAACATGGTGCCCAGCGCCCGCAAGCTATCGGTCATCTCCTACGAGGAGATGCTGGAGATGGCCTCGCTGGGGGCCAAGGTTCTGGACATCCGCTCCGTGGAGTTCGCGGCCAAATTCGGCGTCAAGATTCACGTACGTTCCACCTTTACCGACCGGGAGGGCACCATGGTGGTTCCCGAAGACCAGATCACCGAAAAGCTGATTATCTCCGGCGTGGCCTACAACAAGAACGAGGCCAAGCTCACCGTCAAGGATGTTCCCGACCATCCGGGCATCGCCAGCCGGATTTTCACTCCCATAAGCCAGGCCGGCATCGTGGTGGACGTGATCATTCAAAACACCAGCGACGAAGGCAAGACCGACCTCACCTTCACCGTGCCCAAGACCGACTATGACAAGGCCAGGGGCATCCTGAGTCAGACCGCCCAGGAGATCGGCGCGGGCCAGGTGACCGGCAACACCGCCATCGCCAAGGTTAGCATCATCGGCATCGGCATGCGCAACCATTCCGGGGTGGCCACCAAGATGTTCACCACCCTGGCCAACGAGGGCATCAACATCATCACCATCAACACCAGCGAAATAAAGATCTCCTGCGTCATCGAGGAGAAATACACCGAGTTGGCGGTACGCGCCCTGCACGACGCCTTCGGTCTGGCCGAAGAGGCCGCGCCGGTGGCCGAGGATTTGGTATAA
- the cimA gene encoding citramalate synthase codes for MPSDKLAVELYDTTLRDGTQAEGFILSPEDKLKVARFLDRLGVAYIEGGWPGSNPRDQEFFSRAGELALKNSQLVAFGSTHHASRTPENDPNLAALIAAPVDICALVGKSWGRHVSAQLKIPLEQNLEIARNSVAHMRANGRRVFFDAEHFFDGLAEDPDYTMAVLGAAVEGGAEALVLCDTNGGSLPAWITEGVAKVKAAFPEVTIGIHCHNDGDLATANTLAAVAAGARQVQGTTGGMGERCGNADLTAIAPALELKMGYACLPPDHLRRLTETARYIREQANQPPLSFAPYVGISAFSHKGGLHISAVEKDPSLYEHVNPEAVGNARRYLLSDLAGRAALLKKMADWGYELAPDDPRLKELLDELKERENEGFAYEAAEASLELLVNRRLSGRPSRFFDLLGFRVADYKQAEHTPPQAEATVRVRVEGVEEHTAALGDGPVNALDRAIRKALCRFYPTLNTVRLEDYKVRVLAGSAGTEARVRVLVESGDGENRWGTVGVSFDVLEASWQALGDGIRYKLFKMMQG; via the coding sequence ATGCCTAGCGACAAATTGGCCGTCGAGCTTTACGACACCACCCTGCGCGACGGCACCCAAGCCGAAGGATTCATCCTTTCCCCCGAGGACAAGCTCAAGGTGGCCCGTTTTCTGGACCGCCTGGGCGTGGCCTACATCGAGGGCGGCTGGCCCGGCTCCAACCCCCGCGACCAGGAGTTTTTCTCCCGGGCCGGCGAACTGGCGCTCAAAAATTCCCAGCTGGTGGCCTTTGGCAGCACCCACCATGCCTCGCGCACCCCGGAAAACGATCCCAACCTGGCCGCGCTCATCGCCGCGCCGGTTGATATCTGCGCCCTGGTGGGCAAGAGCTGGGGCCGCCACGTGAGTGCCCAGCTCAAGATTCCCTTGGAGCAAAACCTGGAGATCGCCCGCAACAGCGTGGCCCATATGAGAGCCAACGGCCGCCGGGTGTTCTTTGACGCCGAGCACTTTTTCGACGGCTTGGCCGAAGATCCCGACTACACCATGGCGGTGCTCGGGGCCGCGGTGGAGGGCGGGGCCGAGGCCCTGGTACTCTGCGACACCAACGGCGGCTCCTTGCCCGCCTGGATCACCGAGGGCGTGGCCAAGGTGAAGGCCGCCTTCCCCGAGGTGACCATCGGCATCCATTGCCACAACGACGGCGATTTGGCCACGGCCAACACCCTGGCCGCCGTGGCCGCCGGGGCCCGCCAGGTGCAGGGCACCACCGGGGGCATGGGCGAGCGCTGCGGCAACGCCGACCTCACCGCCATCGCCCCGGCCCTGGAGCTCAAGATGGGCTACGCCTGCCTGCCCCCGGACCACCTGCGGCGGCTCACCGAGACCGCCCGCTACATCCGCGAGCAGGCCAACCAGCCCCCCCTGTCCTTCGCCCCCTACGTGGGCATCAGCGCCTTCAGCCACAAGGGCGGCCTGCACATCAGCGCGGTGGAAAAAGACCCCAGCCTCTACGAGCACGTGAACCCCGAGGCGGTGGGCAACGCCCGGCGCTATCTGCTCTCCGACCTGGCCGGGCGCGCCGCCCTGCTCAAGAAGATGGCCGACTGGGGCTACGAGCTGGCCCCGGACGATCCCCGGCTCAAGGAGCTGTTGGACGAGCTCAAGGAGCGCGAGAACGAGGGCTTCGCTTACGAGGCCGCCGAGGCCTCCCTGGAGCTTTTGGTCAACCGCCGCCTGAGCGGGCGGCCCAGCCGCTTCTTCGATCTGCTGGGTTTCCGCGTGGCCGACTACAAGCAGGCCGAGCACACCCCGCCCCAGGCCGAGGCCACGGTGCGGGTTAGGGTGGAGGGCGTGGAAGAGCACACCGCCGCCCTGGGCGACGGCCCGGTCAACGCCCTGGACCGCGCCATCCGCAAGGCCCTGTGCCGCTTCTACCCCACGCTAAACACCGTGCGCCTGGAAGACTACAAGGTCCGGGTGCTGGCCGGCAGCGCGGGCACCGAGGCCCGGGTGCGGGTGCTGGTGGAGTCCGGCGACGGCGAAAACCGCTGGGGCACCGTGGGCGTGAGCTTCGACGTGCTGGAGGCCTCCTGGCAGGCCTTGGGCGACGGCATCCGCTATAAGCTCTTCAAGATGATGCAAGGCTAG
- the fbp gene encoding class 1 fructose-bisphosphatase: protein MNPSGTGITITNHILEQQYASAGATGAFTHLLNEIVMAAKIINSETTKAGLVDILGSTGRRNVQGETVKKLDEFAHGLMVDRLYRSGHVAMLASEEDADPIDPPRDTKVGEYIVMFDPLDGSSNIDANVSIGTIFSILKRVSTGPECTMADFLQPGFKQVAAGYVLYGSSTMLVYSTGNGVSGFTLDPSVGEFLLSHPNITVPQRGKIVSANMGYWDYWDDNLKNYLRYLRAKTDTKPVYSLRYIGSMVADIHRTLLYGGIFLYPNDTKDPKKPWGKLRLLYECNPMGYLIEQAGGLADTGKGRVLEVEPTELHQRVPFIAGSREDVEEAIAFISGQRCE from the coding sequence ATGAATCCCAGCGGCACCGGCATCACCATCACCAACCACATCCTGGAACAGCAGTACGCCAGCGCGGGAGCCACCGGGGCCTTCACCCACCTGCTCAACGAAATCGTCATGGCCGCCAAAATCATCAACAGCGAGACCACCAAGGCGGGCCTGGTGGACATCCTGGGCAGCACCGGGCGACGCAACGTGCAGGGCGAAACGGTGAAAAAGCTCGACGAGTTCGCCCACGGCCTCATGGTGGACCGTCTGTACCGCAGCGGCCACGTGGCCATGCTGGCCAGCGAAGAGGACGCCGATCCCATCGATCCTCCCCGCGACACCAAGGTCGGCGAATACATCGTGATGTTCGACCCCCTGGACGGCAGCTCCAACATCGACGCCAACGTGTCCATCGGCACCATCTTCTCCATCCTCAAGCGGGTGAGCACCGGCCCCGAGTGCACCATGGCCGATTTCCTGCAACCGGGCTTCAAGCAGGTGGCCGCGGGTTACGTGCTCTACGGCTCCTCCACCATGCTGGTCTACTCCACCGGCAACGGGGTGTCGGGCTTCACCCTGGACCCCTCGGTGGGCGAGTTCCTCCTGAGCCACCCCAATATCACCGTGCCCCAGCGGGGCAAGATCGTCTCGGCCAACATGGGCTATTGGGACTATTGGGACGACAACCTCAAGAACTACCTGCGCTACCTACGCGCCAAGACCGACACCAAGCCGGTGTACTCCCTGCGCTACATCGGCTCCATGGTGGCCGACATCCACCGCACCCTGCTCTACGGGGGCATCTTCCTCTACCCCAACGACACCAAGGACCCCAAGAAGCCCTGGGGCAAGCTGCGCCTACTCTACGAGTGCAACCCCATGGGCTATCTGATCGAGCAGGCCGGGGGCCTGGCCGACACCGGCAAAGGCCGGGTGTTGGAGGTGGAGCCCACCGAACTGCACCAGCGGGTGCCCTTCATCGCCGGCAGCCGCGAGGACGTCGAGGAAGCGATTGCCTTCATCAGTGGCCAACGCTGCGAATAA
- the tsaD gene encoding tRNA (adenosine(37)-N6)-threonylcarbamoyltransferase complex transferase subunit TsaD, with the protein MPSSVANAANNTDPGRLVLGIESSCDESAAAVVADGRRVLSSVIASQIKDHAPFGGVVPELASRRHLENLAPTVMAALSEAGVTLDDITGVAVTQGPGLIGALLIGLNLAKALAWSRELPLVGVSHLEGHLAALSLAQEPPPYPFMALLVSGGHTSIFLVRAPGEQQELGSTVDDAAGEAFDKVAKLYGLGYPGGIIIDRMAAAGDPSVIQLPRPRMHDGTLDFSFSGLKSAVVRFREANQGEDYRMEDLCAGFQEAVVEVLVKKTLAAAQERGVGHLALAGGVAANQRLRAAMAEAAAREGLGVTLPPLALCTDNAAMIAAAGCHHLRAGRRMPLEADAISRLPKGGALPAEALA; encoded by the coding sequence TTGCCTTCATCAGTGGCCAACGCTGCGAATAATACCGATCCGGGCCGCCTGGTCCTGGGCATCGAAAGCTCCTGCGACGAGTCCGCCGCCGCCGTGGTGGCCGATGGCCGCCGGGTGCTCTCCTCGGTGATCGCCAGCCAGATCAAGGACCACGCCCCCTTTGGCGGGGTGGTGCCCGAGCTGGCCAGCCGCCGCCACCTGGAGAACCTGGCCCCCACGGTCATGGCCGCCCTGAGCGAGGCGGGGGTCACCCTGGACGACATCACCGGGGTGGCGGTCACCCAGGGGCCGGGGCTCATCGGGGCTCTTTTGATCGGCCTGAACCTGGCCAAGGCCCTGGCCTGGTCCCGGGAGCTGCCCCTGGTGGGGGTCAGCCATCTGGAGGGCCACCTGGCCGCCCTGAGCCTGGCCCAAGAGCCGCCGCCCTATCCCTTCATGGCCCTGTTGGTCAGCGGAGGGCACACCTCCATCTTCCTGGTGCGCGCTCCGGGAGAGCAACAGGAGTTGGGCTCCACCGTGGACGACGCGGCGGGCGAGGCCTTTGACAAGGTGGCCAAGCTCTACGGCCTGGGCTATCCCGGCGGGATCATCATCGACCGCATGGCCGCGGCGGGCGATCCCTCGGTTATCCAGCTGCCCCGCCCCCGTATGCACGACGGCACCCTGGACTTCAGCTTCTCGGGCCTCAAGAGCGCGGTGGTGCGCTTCCGCGAGGCCAACCAGGGCGAGGACTACCGCATGGAAGACCTCTGCGCCGGGTTCCAGGAAGCGGTGGTGGAGGTGCTGGTCAAAAAAACCCTGGCCGCCGCCCAGGAGCGCGGGGTGGGCCACCTGGCCCTGGCCGGGGGGGTGGCGGCCAACCAGCGGCTGCGCGCGGCCATGGCCGAGGCCGCGGCCCGGGAGGGCCTGGGCGTGACCCTGCCGCCCCTGGCCCTGTGCACCGACAACGCGGCCATGATCGCCGCCGCCGGTTGCCACCATCTGCGCGCCGGCCGCCGCATGCCCCTGGAGGCCGACGCCATCAGCCGCCTGCCCAAGGGCGGGGCCCTGCCCGCCGAGGCCCTGGCATGA
- the rsmA gene encoding 16S rRNA (adenine(1518)-N(6)/adenine(1519)-N(6))-dimethyltransferase RsmA — translation MTHPAALLKAHGLRAGKKRGQNYLIQPATAGAIAASAGAGPGDSVVEIGAGLGALTLPLAQSAAKVWAVEVDRGIHAALLEVLAEAGADNVEPLLADALNLDWPDLAARAGGPVVVAGNLPYAISSPLLFTLLDNLACWKRATLMVQKELAERLLSAPGVKDWGRMSVLVQTWCAVRRGMEVGPGQFFPRPAVASQVVHLEPLERPAADLDSPQARENYAKVVKAAFSQRRKMMGNSLAGGLRRERGPVVEALERAGVEPTRRAETLSVAEFAAVTKELEPL, via the coding sequence ATGACCCACCCGGCTGCCCTGCTCAAGGCCCACGGCCTGCGCGCGGGCAAGAAGCGGGGCCAGAACTATCTGATCCAACCGGCCACCGCCGGGGCCATCGCCGCCAGCGCGGGGGCCGGACCCGGCGACTCGGTGGTGGAGATCGGGGCGGGCCTGGGGGCCCTTACCCTGCCGCTGGCCCAAAGCGCCGCCAAGGTCTGGGCCGTGGAGGTGGACCGGGGCATCCACGCCGCCCTGCTGGAGGTGTTGGCCGAGGCCGGGGCGGACAACGTGGAGCCGCTTTTGGCCGACGCCCTGAACCTGGACTGGCCCGACTTGGCCGCCCGGGCCGGCGGGCCGGTGGTGGTGGCGGGCAACCTGCCCTACGCCATCAGCAGCCCCCTGCTGTTCACTCTGCTGGACAACCTGGCCTGCTGGAAGCGGGCCACCCTGATGGTGCAAAAGGAGCTGGCCGAGCGCCTGCTGAGCGCGCCGGGGGTCAAGGACTGGGGCCGCATGTCGGTCTTGGTGCAGACCTGGTGCGCGGTGCGCCGGGGCATGGAGGTGGGGCCGGGGCAGTTTTTCCCCCGCCCGGCCGTGGCCAGCCAAGTGGTGCACCTGGAGCCTCTGGAGCGCCCCGCCGCCGATCTGGACAGCCCCCAGGCGCGGGAGAACTACGCCAAGGTGGTCAAGGCCGCCTTCAGCCAGCGCCGCAAGATGATGGGCAACAGCCTGGCCGGGGGCCTGCGTCGGGAGCGCGGGCCGGTGGTCGAGGCCCTGGAGCGGGCCGGGGTGGAGCCCACCCGCCGGGCCGAGACCCTGTCCGTCGCCGAGTTCGCCGCCGTGACCAAGGAGTTGGAGCCGCTGTAG
- a CDS encoding type II toxin-antitoxin system RelE/ParE family toxin, whose translation MSDKPSKKWQAEFLNQEALDEFEAFGPEIQAKFFRIWKLVEEFGLPAVREPYIRQVEGKIYEFRMTGKDGIGRSLFTTKEPRRVVVLRSFMKKTRKTPQREIKLAQKRAKEA comes from the coding sequence ATGTCGGACAAGCCTTCTAAAAAATGGCAAGCCGAATTTTTAAACCAAGAGGCCTTGGACGAGTTCGAGGCGTTTGGTCCTGAAATTCAGGCCAAGTTCTTTCGCATTTGGAAGCTGGTTGAGGAATTCGGTCTGCCCGCGGTGCGGGAACCTTATATCAGGCAGGTGGAAGGCAAGATTTACGAATTCAGAATGACGGGGAAGGACGGTATCGGCCGCAGTTTGTTCACGACCAAAGAACCCCGGCGAGTGGTCGTCTTGCGGTCGTTCATGAAAAAGACCCGGAAAACCCCTCAGCGCGAAATCAAGTTGGCCCAAAAACGAGCCAAGGAGGCGTAG
- a CDS encoding helix-turn-helix domain-containing protein, with protein MAISVDKVFKEKMKDASFREEYEALEEEFAIARELVKARVEAKLTQAQVARKMGTSQSAVARLESGKVGSISSIKKYARATGKRIQLKLVAG; from the coding sequence ATGGCCATATCGGTGGACAAAGTTTTCAAGGAAAAAATGAAGGATGCCTCCTTTCGGGAGGAATACGAGGCCCTGGAGGAGGAGTTCGCCATTGCCCGTGAGTTGGTGAAGGCGCGGGTCGAGGCCAAGCTGACCCAGGCTCAGGTGGCCCGCAAAATGGGCACCTCCCAATCGGCCGTGGCCCGCCTGGAGAGCGGAAAGGTGGGGAGCATCAGCTCCATAAAAAAATACGCCCGCGCCACCGGCAAAAGGATTCAGTTGAAGTTGGTGGCCGGGTAA
- the panC gene encoding pantoate--beta-alanine ligase yields MATQPQVIRTPQDMQALSAQVRSQGKRVALVPTMGALHAGHLALVEYARSQADFLVVSIFVNPLQFDRDADLDAYPRTWEADHALCAEHGVDAIYAPTPPAMYPEGFATKVMVSGLGQGLCGAHRPGHFDGVTTVVAKLFGAVLPHVAVFGQKDYQQLKIVQRMAADLNFEVEVVGRPTVREADGLALSSRNVHLDPEQREQALCLRRALDRAQELAQSGERDVQTIKAAAAKVVEGASLARMEYMEVVDAENLAPLIRLEGPARMALAVWLGTTRLIDNDALMG; encoded by the coding sequence GTGGCCACACAACCGCAAGTCATACGTACGCCCCAGGATATGCAGGCCTTGAGCGCCCAGGTGCGCTCCCAGGGCAAGCGCGTCGCCTTGGTGCCCACCATGGGGGCCCTGCACGCCGGGCACCTGGCCCTGGTGGAGTACGCCCGCTCCCAGGCCGATTTCCTGGTGGTCAGCATCTTCGTCAATCCCCTGCAGTTCGACCGTGACGCCGACCTGGACGCCTATCCCCGCACCTGGGAGGCCGACCATGCCCTGTGCGCCGAGCACGGGGTGGACGCGATCTATGCCCCCACCCCCCCGGCCATGTACCCCGAAGGCTTCGCCACCAAGGTGATGGTCTCCGGCCTGGGCCAGGGCCTGTGCGGCGCCCACCGGCCGGGGCACTTCGACGGGGTGACCACGGTGGTGGCCAAGCTCTTCGGCGCGGTTTTGCCCCATGTCGCGGTGTTCGGGCAAAAGGACTATCAGCAGCTCAAGATCGTGCAACGCATGGCCGCGGACCTTAACTTTGAAGTAGAGGTGGTGGGGCGGCCCACCGTGCGCGAGGCCGACGGCCTGGCCCTGAGCAGCCGCAACGTGCACCTGGACCCGGAACAGCGCGAGCAGGCCCTGTGCCTGCGACGGGCCCTGGACCGGGCCCAAGAGCTGGCCCAGTCCGGCGAGCGCGACGTTCAGACGATCAAAGCCGCCGCCGCCAAGGTGGTGGAAGGGGCCTCTCTGGCCCGCATGGAATACATGGAAGTGGTGGACGCCGAAAACTTGGCGCCCCTGATCCGCCTGGAAGGCCCGGCCCGCATGGCCCTGGCCGTATGGCTGGGCACCACCCGCTTGATAGATAACGACGCCCTGATGGGTTAA